The proteins below are encoded in one region of Mauremys reevesii isolate NIE-2019 linkage group 15, ASM1616193v1, whole genome shotgun sequence:
- the RNF222 gene encoding RING finger protein 222 isoform X3, translating into MTGVSETHTSKGTPLGECPVCYEKFHPLEAAQRTLSCGHTFCHDCLVKCLLSTRLDGQVQNNLICPVCRYVTFLSKKVTRWPPKPGEPPQPLELALSPSLLPHLAKSGPDNTLVVPSHFVMPVQSYDRSDSMCGVPMDSMAMPAGLAREAHVFVISDHGMPLVEENCRSELRGRSTEAPESGASMSSLGMRCCQSPIILAVLLISTVALLAAVFPWVLLVKRSS; encoded by the coding sequence ATGACTGGGGTATCTGAGACTCACACCAGCAAGGGGACGCCCCTGGGTGAGTGCCCCGTGTGCTATGAGAAATTCCACCCGCTGGAGGCTGCCCAGAGGACACTGAGCTGTGGACACACCTTCTGCCACGACTGCCTGGTGAAGTGCCTGCTCTCCACCAGGCTAGACGGGCAGGTCCAGAACAATCTCATCTGCCCTGTCTGCCGCTATGTGACGTTCCTCAGCAAGAAGGTGACCCGCTGGCCTCCCAAACCAGGGGAGCCCCCGCAACCTCTGGAGCTGGCTCTCTCACCCTCCTTGTTACCCCACCTAGCAAAGTCAGGGCCAGACAACACCTTGGTGGTCCCCAGCCATTTTGTGATGCCAGTGCAGAGCTATGACAGGAGCGACAGCATGTGTGGTGTCCCCATGGACTCAATGGCCATGCCAGCTGGCCTGGCTCGGGAAGCCCACGTCTTCGTGATCAGTGATCATGGGATGCCGCTGGTGGAGGAGAACTGTAGGTCAGAGCTTAGGGGACGCAGCACAGAGGCGCCAGAGTCAGGGGCATCCATGAGTTCCCTTGGGATGCGGTGCTGCCAGTCACCCATTATACTGGCTGTTCTCCTCATCTCGACAGTCGCCCTGTTGGCGGCCGTGTTCCCTTGGGTTCTGCTGGTGAAGAGGAGTTCCTGA
- the RNF222 gene encoding RING finger protein 222 isoform X1, with amino-acid sequence MDSGFARRKHGTVPFKEPREWIAGNLHANKARAEEAVWFIDVVERAADMTGVSETHTSKGTPLGECPVCYEKFHPLEAAQRTLSCGHTFCHDCLVKCLLSTRLDGQVQNNLICPVCRYVTFLSKKVTRWPPKPGEPPQPLELALSPSLLPHLAKSGPDNTLVVPSHFVMPVQSYDRSDSMCGVPMDSMAMPAGLAREAHVFVISDHGMPLVEENCRSELRGRSTEAPESGASMSSLGMRCCQSPIILAVLLISTVALLAAVFPWVLLVKRSS; translated from the exons ATGGACTCTGGCTTTGCAAGGAGAAAACATGGGACTGTTCCGTTTAAAGAGCCAAGGGAATGGATTGCAGGAAACCTCCATGCCAACAAGGCTAGAGCAGAAGAGGCTGTTTGGTTTATAGACG TTGTGGAGCGTGCGGCTGACATGACTGGGGTATCTGAGACTCACACCAGCAAGGGGACGCCCCTGGGTGAGTGCCCCGTGTGCTATGAGAAATTCCACCCGCTGGAGGCTGCCCAGAGGACACTGAGCTGTGGACACACCTTCTGCCACGACTGCCTGGTGAAGTGCCTGCTCTCCACCAGGCTAGACGGGCAGGTCCAGAACAATCTCATCTGCCCTGTCTGCCGCTATGTGACGTTCCTCAGCAAGAAGGTGACCCGCTGGCCTCCCAAACCAGGGGAGCCCCCGCAACCTCTGGAGCTGGCTCTCTCACCCTCCTTGTTACCCCACCTAGCAAAGTCAGGGCCAGACAACACCTTGGTGGTCCCCAGCCATTTTGTGATGCCAGTGCAGAGCTATGACAGGAGCGACAGCATGTGTGGTGTCCCCATGGACTCAATGGCCATGCCAGCTGGCCTGGCTCGGGAAGCCCACGTCTTCGTGATCAGTGATCATGGGATGCCGCTGGTGGAGGAGAACTGTAGGTCAGAGCTTAGGGGACGCAGCACAGAGGCGCCAGAGTCAGGGGCATCCATGAGTTCCCTTGGGATGCGGTGCTGCCAGTCACCCATTATACTGGCTGTTCTCCTCATCTCGACAGTCGCCCTGTTGGCGGCCGTGTTCCCTTGGGTTCTGCTGGTGAAGAGGAGTTCCTGA
- the RNF222 gene encoding RING finger protein 222 isoform X2 has translation MGSVQVSGLNPALVVERAADMTGVSETHTSKGTPLGECPVCYEKFHPLEAAQRTLSCGHTFCHDCLVKCLLSTRLDGQVQNNLICPVCRYVTFLSKKVTRWPPKPGEPPQPLELALSPSLLPHLAKSGPDNTLVVPSHFVMPVQSYDRSDSMCGVPMDSMAMPAGLAREAHVFVISDHGMPLVEENCRSELRGRSTEAPESGASMSSLGMRCCQSPIILAVLLISTVALLAAVFPWVLLVKRSS, from the exons ATGGGCTCGGTGCAAGTATCGGGCTTGAATCCAGCACTAG TTGTGGAGCGTGCGGCTGACATGACTGGGGTATCTGAGACTCACACCAGCAAGGGGACGCCCCTGGGTGAGTGCCCCGTGTGCTATGAGAAATTCCACCCGCTGGAGGCTGCCCAGAGGACACTGAGCTGTGGACACACCTTCTGCCACGACTGCCTGGTGAAGTGCCTGCTCTCCACCAGGCTAGACGGGCAGGTCCAGAACAATCTCATCTGCCCTGTCTGCCGCTATGTGACGTTCCTCAGCAAGAAGGTGACCCGCTGGCCTCCCAAACCAGGGGAGCCCCCGCAACCTCTGGAGCTGGCTCTCTCACCCTCCTTGTTACCCCACCTAGCAAAGTCAGGGCCAGACAACACCTTGGTGGTCCCCAGCCATTTTGTGATGCCAGTGCAGAGCTATGACAGGAGCGACAGCATGTGTGGTGTCCCCATGGACTCAATGGCCATGCCAGCTGGCCTGGCTCGGGAAGCCCACGTCTTCGTGATCAGTGATCATGGGATGCCGCTGGTGGAGGAGAACTGTAGGTCAGAGCTTAGGGGACGCAGCACAGAGGCGCCAGAGTCAGGGGCATCCATGAGTTCCCTTGGGATGCGGTGCTGCCAGTCACCCATTATACTGGCTGTTCTCCTCATCTCGACAGTCGCCCTGTTGGCGGCCGTGTTCCCTTGGGTTCTGCTGGTGAAGAGGAGTTCCTGA